TCGCGAGGTCGACCTCGACGAGGTTCGGCCCGGCGGTCAGGCCGGTGGGGGTGGTCATGTGTGCTCCTCGGGAGTCCGGTGGTGCGTCCGGCGGGTCGCGCCGGGTGGGGTTGCTCCGTCGCGGCCCGGGGTCCGGGGCGGGGACGGCGGTGCGCCCCGGGTGGGGGCGCGGCGCGCAGCGGCCTGGGTCGGCGGCGTGAGGCGCGCGGCCGAGGGTCCGGCGGGCGGTTCGCGGCTCGTGCGCTGCCCGACGGCGGAGCGTGGGCCGGGAGTCCGGCCGGTGCGCCGCCGTCGGGCAGGGTTGTCAGAACGAGCGTGAGCCTGAGGGCTCGCCGGTTCTGACACGAACCCGGGGCGTCAGGACTGCGGGACCTGGAGGTCGTACGTCTTCTGGGCCGGAGCCGCGTCCGCCGCGGAGTCCGTGCCGCAGCCGCAGCCGCAGTTGTGGGCCTTGCGGTCGGCGGCCTGCTCGGCCGACTGCGCGGCCTGCGCGTCGAGCTGGACCTCGTAGCTCACGACCTCGTAGCCGGCCTCGTCGACGGCCTCGCGCAGCGCGGCCTCGTCGAGCGGGTCGTCCGAGAAGACGGTGACCTCGGACGCGCCGCCGACGTTCAGGTCGACGCTGATGTTCTCCACGCCGGGGACGGCACCCACGTCCTTGGTGACGTGCGAGACGCAGTTGCCACAGGTCATGCCGGTGACGCCGAGGGTGGTGACGGTGCTCATGGTGCTCCTTGGGGAGGGGTGGGGATCAGCTGCGGACGAGACGGGCGATGGCTTCGGACGCCTCGCGGACCTTGGCGGCGCCCTCGGCCTCGGAGGACCGGGCGGCGTCGACGACGCAGTGGCCGAGGTGGTCCTCGACGAGTCCGATGGACACCGCCTGGAGTGCCTTGGTCACCGCGGAGACCTGGGTGAGGATGTCGATGCAGTAGACGTCCTCGTCGATCATGCGGGCGATGCCGCGCACCTGGCCCTCGATGCGGCGCATGCGCTTGAGGTAGGCCTCCTTGTCGGAGGCGTACCCGTGGGGGCCGGTGTGGGCGGGGGTCGGGCCCGGCTCGACCGGGCGCTGGGTCGTGGTGTCGCTCATGCTGGGCCTCCGTGATCACTCGCTCGGATACCCCTACTGGGTACCAACCCCCAAAGGTACCCCTGCGGGGTATCGCATTGTCAAGGGCCGTAGGTCCCTGCGCGACGTATGCGGCGTTCGCCACGACATGCGGCCGTTTCGGGTGTTCGATGAGTATCGAACAGCCCGCACGGACGGTGCTCCAGCGTTCCCGGCGGGACAGGATCCGACGTCAGGAGCCCACCATGACCACGCAGGACCCCATCCTCACCGCCTTCTCCACCACCGCCAAGCAGGTCTGGTACTGGCCCGTCGTCCGCGGCGTGATCGCGATCCTCTTCGGTGTCGTCGCGCTCGTGTGGCCGGAGATCACGGCGGTCGTCTTCATCTGGATCGTCGCGATCTTCACGCTCGTCGACGGACTCTTCGAGATCGTCGAGGGCATCCGCCGCCGGGGGACCGGCGGCACGGCCGCACTCGTCACGGTCGGTCTCCTGAGCGTCGCGGTCGGCATCGTGCTGCTCGTGTGGCCCGGCAAGACCGCCGAGGTCCTCGTGTGGATCGTCGGTCTGTGGGCCGTGGTCCTCGGCCTCTTCCAGACCATCGCGAGCGTCGAGCTCCGCAAGGTCCCCGGCAGCGGCTGGGGCTGGGGCGTCTTCGCGGGCCTGCTCGCGCTCGTCTTCGGTGTCCTGGTCCTGTTCAACGTGGGCGCGGGCGTCGTGTCGATCGTGTGGATCCTCGCGGTCGTCGCCCTCGTGTGGGGTGTCGCGCTCATCGCGTTCGGCTTCCAGATCCGCAGCCTGGGCAAGAAGGTCGGGCAGATCAGCTACTGACCGCGCCGGAGCCGCCCGCCACGCCGTCCACGACGGCGCGGCAGGGCGTGAGGTGAGCGGCGCCGTCGGGCACGGAGGAAGGTGCCCGACGGCGCAGCTCGACCCCGCCGGGCACCTCGCCCCGTGCGAGGTCTAGCGCTGGGCGCGCGCCGCAGCCCTCGCCCCGGCCGGGAGCGCGGCGAGGATGCGCTCGACCGCGGCGTCGTCGTGCGCGGACGACACGAACCACGCCTCGAAGACCGACGGCGGCAGGTTGACCCCCGCGTCGAGCATCGCGTGGAAGAACGCCTTGTAGCGGAACACGTCCTGCGCCTGGGCCTGCGCGTAGGTGCGCACCCCGGCCGCGGCGGCGAAGTCGCCGAACATGATCGAGAACAGGTTCCCCGAGCGCTGCAGGGCGTGCGGGACGCCCTCCGCGGCGAGGGCCGCGCTCGCGGCGTCTCCCACGACCTGCGCGACGTGGTCGACGCGGGCGTACACGGCGTCGTCGGCCAGGCGCAGCGTCGCGAGACCCGCCGCGACCGCGACCGGGTTCCCGGACAGCGTGCCTGCCTGGTAGACGGGACCGAGCGGCGCGAGCTGGTCCATGATCACGGCCGGACCACCGAGCGCTGCGACGGGCATGCCGCCGCCGATGACCTTGCCGAACGTGAAGAGGTCGGGCGTGTACGAGGGCCGCTCGCCCGCGGCCATGCCTGACTCCAGGCCCCACCAGCCGCTCGGCCCCACGCGGAAGCCCGTGAGGACCTCGTCGAGGATCAGCAGGGCGCCGTGCTCGGCCGTGATGCGGCGCAGACCCTCGTTGAAGCCGGGCGCGGGCGGCACGATGCCCATGTTCGCGGGTGCGGCCTCGGTGATGACCGCGGCGATCTCCGAGCCGCGCTCGGTGAACGCACGCTCGACGGCCTCGAGGTCGTTGTAGGGCAGGACCAGGGTCTCGGCCGCGCTGGCCTCGGTCACGCCGGCCGACCCGGGCAGCGCGAGCGTCGCGACGCCCGAGCCCGCCTCGGCGAGCAGCGCGTCGACGTGCCCGTGGTAGCAGCCCGCGAACTTCACCAGCAGGTTGCGGCCCGTGACGCCGCGCGCGAGCCGCACCGCGGTCATGGTCGCCTCGGTGCCCGTCGAGACCAGGCGCACGCGCTCGGCCGCAGGGACCCGGCGGCGGACCTCCTCCGCGAGATCGACCTCGCCCAGCGTCGGGGCGCCGAACGACAGGCCGCGCGCCGCGGCGTCCTGGACCGCGGCGACGACCGCGGGGTGAGCGTGCCCCAGGAGCGCAGGACCCCACGAGCACACGAGGTCCACGTACTCGCGGCCCGTCACGTCGGTGACGTACGCGCCGCGCGCGCTCGCGATGAAGCGCGGGTCGCCGCCCACCGAGCCGTAGGCGCGAACGGGCGAGTTCACGCCGCCCGGGATCGCGCCCTGGGCGCGCACGAACGCCTCGTGGTTGTCGTGGAGGGTGGTCGCGCGCAGCGGCGAACCGGTCGGGTGGATGGTCATCGGTGTCACCGAATCCATTCTGCGATCTCGAGGGCCCAGTAGGTCAGGACGATGTCGGCGCCCGCACGCTTGATGCCGAGCACGGACTCCAGGACGGCGCCGCGCCGGTCGATCCAACCGTTCGCGGCGGCCGCCTCGATCATCGCGTACTCGCCCGAGACCTGGTACGCGACCACGGGGACGTCGCTGCGCTCGGCCACGGCCGCGAGCACGTCGAGGTACGAGCCCGCGGGCTTGACCATGACCATGTCGGCGCCCTCGGCCAGGTCGAGGTCCGCCTCGCGCAGGCCCTCGCGGAAGTTCGCCGAGTCCATCTGGTAGGTGCGGCGGTCGCCCTGGAGCGTCGAGTCGACGGCCTCGCGGAACGGCCCGTAGAACGCGCTCGCGTACTTGGCGCTGTACGCCAGGATGCTCACACCCGTGTGCCCGGCGTCGTCGAGGGCCTCGCGGATCACGGCGACCTGGCCGTCCATCATGCCCGAGGGTGCCACGACCTCCGCGCCTGCCTCGGCCTGGGTGAGCGCCATCGAGGCGTAGCGGACGAGGGTCGCGTCGTTGTCGACCTCGCCTGCGGGGGTGAGCACCCCGCAGTGCCCGTGGTCGGTGAACTCGTCGAGGCACAGGTCGGCCATGACGACCGGAGCCGGGCGACCCGTGCCGGCGGCGGCGTCCCGAGCCGCGTCGCGTGCGATGCGGATCGCACGGTTGAGGATGCCGTCGGGGGCGTCCGCCTGCGAGCCGGTCGCGTCGCGGTGCGCGGGGATGCCGAACAGCATCACGCCGCCCAGCCCGGCTGCGGTCGCCTGCGCGACGGCGCCGGCGAGGCTCTCCTCGGTGTGCTGCACGATGCCGGGCATGGACCCGAGCGGCTTGGGCTCGGTCAGGCCCTCCTTGACGAACAGGGGGAGGACCAGGTCGGCGGCGTGCAGCCGGGTCTCGGCGACGAGCCGACGCATCTGCGGGGTCGAGCGCAGGCGGCGGGGACGGATCACGGGTGGTTCCTGCCTTCTGTCGTGGTGGGGTTGTCAGAACGAGCGTGACCTGGGGTGCTCGCTGGTTCTGACACGGCGGGAGAGGGGGAGGGGGTGTCAGAACGAGCGTGGCCCAGAGGGCTCGCGCGTTCTGACAGGTTCGTGGGGGCGGCGACGCGCAGCACGGCCTCTGCCAGGGAGTCGTCGGTCGCCTTCTCGGCCACCGCGTCGATCCGCAGCCCGACGGCGTGCGCGGCCTCCGCCGTCGGCTCACCGATCGCGACACCCGCGACGCGCGGGTCCGCGCCGAGCTGGGCCGCGACCTCGCGCGCGACGCTGCCCGAGGTCAGCACGACCACGTCGACCTCGCCCGCTCGCCACGCGTCCACGACCTCCGGGGAGAGCGGGTGCGAGACGGTCCGGTACGCGATCACGACGTGCGGGGCCCAGCCCCGGTCGCGCAGCCCGTCGGCCATGGTGGGCTTCGCGAGGTCGCCCTGCGGGACGAGGACGCGCGGCGTCGCGCGCACGGACCCGTCCGCCGGCGAGGTGCGGTCGGGGGCCTCGGCGAGCGCGTCGAACGCCGCGAGCAGCCCGCGCGCCGAGTTCACGCTCGCCTCGAGATCGACGTGGACCCCCGCGCCCTCGAGCGCTCGCCGAGTCGCCGGCCCGACCGCGGCCCACCTCGTGTCAGAACCAGCGTGCACCCCGGTCCTCGCTCGTTCTGACAGCTCGGCGAGCGAGAGGCCCCGGCGCGCGGCGCTCGCGGTCAGCTCGTCGATCGCGTTGACGCTCGTGACCACGACCCACGCGAAGCCCGCGAGGTCCGCCACGGCGGCGTCCATCGCCGCGGTGTCCTCGATGGGGGCGCGCTCGATGGCGGGGCTCACGAGCACGGTCGCGCCCTGCGTGCGCAGGAGTGCGGCCAGGGATGCGGCCCGCCCCGGCGCGCGCGGCACCAGCACGGTGGTACCGGCCAGCGGCCCGACGGCGTCGGTGGGCCCGTCGTGGGCGACGCGAGCGCCGTCCGTCCCGACGGCATCGCCCGCCTCGGGGGAGTCGGCGTCGCCGGTGGGTGCCTCGCCCGACCCGACGGCGTCGCGCGCCGCGGTCGGTCGGGCGGCGGGTTCGGGGGCGCTGTCCGCGGCGGCCGCAGCCTGGCGCTCCGGGGCAGGCGGCAGGGCGCGGCCGCGCTGGGGGTCGCGCAGGCGCCCCGCCATCAGCGCTGCTCCGGGCTCACGGGGGCGTCGGTGCCGCCGACCGGGGACCGGCCGACCGGGCCGACCGCGGCGCCTGGGTCGACCTGACCGGGGGAGTCCTCCCGGCCGGAGGAGCCGTGCGCGTCGTCGGGGTGGCTGCTGGGCGCGGTGCCCGGAGCCCACAACGAGTCGGTCGCGGCGCCCGGTCCGGTCGCACGCAGCGGTGCGAGCTCGGCGGCTCCACCGGCCAGGAGAGCGTCGGCGACCTGGACCCCGAGGCCGCGGGCGAGCGCGTCGGTGGCGTCCGCGGCCTCGTGCGCCTCGACGGACGAGCCCGCAGCCCCTGCGGTGGCCCGGCCCGCAGCGCCCGCCGGCGACGGCAGCGCGACCCGTGCCGAGTGCGTGAGGACCTGCCCGCCGTCGAGCCGGGCCACGACTGCCGAGAGCCGGATCTCGTCGTCCTCGACCACGGCGTGCGCACCCACGGGCGCCGCGCAGCCGGCTTCGAGGCGCGCGAGAAGCGCACGCTCGGCCAGGACCGCGAGGCGGGTCGGGAGGTGGTCGAGGCCCGCGACGACGTCGGCGAGGTCGAGCGGGCGGTCCGTGGCGCCGTCGGGCAGGAGGTCGAACGAGGACAGCGGCGAGAGGTCGGCGGTCCGTACCTCGACGCCCAGCGCCCCCTGCCCGGGGGCCGGGGCCATGATGCGCACGTCGATGACCTCGGAGACCGCGTCGAGGCGCCCGAGCCGCGAGAGCCCGGCGTAGGCGAGGACGACCGCGTCGAGGTCGGCGTCGGGGCCGAGGGCCCGGGCGAGGCGCGTGTCGACGTTGCCGCGGATGTCGAGCACGTCGAGGTCGGGGCGGACCGCGAGGAGCTGGGCCGCGCGACGGGGCGAGCCCGTGCCGACCTTGGCGCCGCGCGGCAGGGTCTCCAGCGTCCAGCCGTTGCGTGCGCACAGGACGTCGCGCGGGTTCTCGCGCTCGGGCGTCACGAGGGTCAGGCCTTCGGCAGCGCCGGTCGGGAGGTCCTTGAGGGAGTGCACGGCGACGTCGCAGCGGCCGTCGAGCAGGGCCTCGCGCAGCGCGGTGACGAACACCCCGGTGCCGCCCATCTGGGTGAGCGAGCCGGTGCGGACGTCGCCCTCGGTGCGGATGCGCACGATCTCGACCGGGTGCCCGGTCAGCTTCTCGATGCGCCGGGCGACGAGACCCGTCTGGGTCGTCGCGAGGGCGCTGCCACGGGTTCCGACACGAATGCTCACGGTTCCAGTGTCCTCTGCGTCGGGGGTATCTCGAAATGTGCGCGGAGCCGTTCGTCGCGTGATTCCGGGAATTGTCGCGGGGTGACATCGACCTGACATGCAGTCATGACAAAGAGACGAATTGTCAGCACGTCGGGAAAGGTCACGCCGGCGGGAGAATTCAGAGCTGCTCGGCGCACTCCTGCGCGTGCCCCACGATCGCCGCGAGCCCCGTGCCCGCGATCCACCCGCCCGTCACGCCCAGGCCGTCCACGTGCGAGACGCGCTCGACGAACATCGCGACCTCGCGCCGGTACACGGGCGTGGGCGGCGGGAGCGACCCGTTCCACCGCGTCGACAGGTGCTCGCGCACCTTGCCCTCCAGGTCCAC
This region of Oerskovia jenensis genomic DNA includes:
- a CDS encoding heavy-metal-associated domain-containing protein, whose protein sequence is MSTVTTLGVTGMTCGNCVSHVTKDVGAVPGVENISVDLNVGGASEVTVFSDDPLDEAALREAVDEAGYEVVSYEVQLDAQAAQSAEQAADRKAHNCGCGCGTDSAADAAPAQKTYDLQVPQS
- a CDS encoding metal-sensitive transcriptional regulator, producing MSDTTTQRPVEPGPTPAHTGPHGYASDKEAYLKRMRRIEGQVRGIARMIDEDVYCIDILTQVSAVTKALQAVSIGLVEDHLGHCVVDAARSSEAEGAAKVREASEAIARLVRS
- a CDS encoding HdeD family acid-resistance protein, with the protein product MTTQDPILTAFSTTAKQVWYWPVVRGVIAILFGVVALVWPEITAVVFIWIVAIFTLVDGLFEIVEGIRRRGTGGTAALVTVGLLSVAVGIVLLVWPGKTAEVLVWIVGLWAVVLGLFQTIASVELRKVPGSGWGWGVFAGLLALVFGVLVLFNVGAGVVSIVWILAVVALVWGVALIAFGFQIRSLGKKVGQISY
- the hemL gene encoding glutamate-1-semialdehyde 2,1-aminomutase; translation: MTIHPTGSPLRATTLHDNHEAFVRAQGAIPGGVNSPVRAYGSVGGDPRFIASARGAYVTDVTGREYVDLVCSWGPALLGHAHPAVVAAVQDAAARGLSFGAPTLGEVDLAEEVRRRVPAAERVRLVSTGTEATMTAVRLARGVTGRNLLVKFAGCYHGHVDALLAEAGSGVATLALPGSAGVTEASAAETLVLPYNDLEAVERAFTERGSEIAAVITEAAPANMGIVPPAPGFNEGLRRITAEHGALLILDEVLTGFRVGPSGWWGLESGMAAGERPSYTPDLFTFGKVIGGGMPVAALGGPAVIMDQLAPLGPVYQAGTLSGNPVAVAAGLATLRLADDAVYARVDHVAQVVGDAASAALAAEGVPHALQRSGNLFSIMFGDFAAAAGVRTYAQAQAQDVFRYKAFFHAMLDAGVNLPPSVFEAWFVSSAHDDAAVERILAALPAGARAAARAQR
- the hemB gene encoding porphobilinogen synthase is translated as MRRLVAETRLHAADLVLPLFVKEGLTEPKPLGSMPGIVQHTEESLAGAVAQATAAGLGGVMLFGIPAHRDATGSQADAPDGILNRAIRIARDAARDAAAGTGRPAPVVMADLCLDEFTDHGHCGVLTPAGEVDNDATLVRYASMALTQAEAGAEVVAPSGMMDGQVAVIREALDDAGHTGVSILAYSAKYASAFYGPFREAVDSTLQGDRRTYQMDSANFREGLREADLDLAEGADMVMVKPAGSYLDVLAAVAERSDVPVVAYQVSGEYAMIEAAAANGWIDRRGAVLESVLGIKRAGADIVLTYWALEIAEWIR
- a CDS encoding uroporphyrinogen-III synthase yields the protein MAGRLRDPQRGRALPPAPERQAAAAADSAPEPAARPTAARDAVGSGEAPTGDADSPEAGDAVGTDGARVAHDGPTDAVGPLAGTTVLVPRAPGRAASLAALLRTQGATVLVSPAIERAPIEDTAAMDAAVADLAGFAWVVVTSVNAIDELTASAARRGLSLAELSERARTGVHAGSDTRWAAVGPATRRALEGAGVHVDLEASVNSARGLLAAFDALAEAPDRTSPADGSVRATPRVLVPQGDLAKPTMADGLRDRGWAPHVVIAYRTVSHPLSPEVVDAWRAGEVDVVVLTSGSVAREVAAQLGADPRVAGVAIGEPTAEAAHAVGLRIDAVAEKATDDSLAEAVLRVAAPTNLSERASPLGHARSDTPSPSPAVSEPASTPGHARSDNPTTTEGRNHP
- the hemC gene encoding hydroxymethylbilane synthase; the encoded protein is MSIRVGTRGSALATTQTGLVARRIEKLTGHPVEIVRIRTEGDVRTGSLTQMGGTGVFVTALREALLDGRCDVAVHSLKDLPTGAAEGLTLVTPERENPRDVLCARNGWTLETLPRGAKVGTGSPRRAAQLLAVRPDLDVLDIRGNVDTRLARALGPDADLDAVVLAYAGLSRLGRLDAVSEVIDVRIMAPAPGQGALGVEVRTADLSPLSSFDLLPDGATDRPLDLADVVAGLDHLPTRLAVLAERALLARLEAGCAAPVGAHAVVEDDEIRLSAVVARLDGGQVLTHSARVALPSPAGAAGRATAGAAGSSVEAHEAADATDALARGLGVQVADALLAGGAAELAPLRATGPGAATDSLWAPGTAPSSHPDDAHGSSGREDSPGQVDPGAAVGPVGRSPVGGTDAPVSPEQR